Proteins encoded together in one Coffea arabica cultivar ET-39 chromosome 2c, Coffea Arabica ET-39 HiFi, whole genome shotgun sequence window:
- the LOC113727830 gene encoding galactinol synthase 2-like, giving the protein MAPDTVSSAPVPGSLVKAASISSRAYVTFLAGNGDYVKGVVGLAKGLRKVKTAYPLVVAVLPDVPEEHRRILVNQGCIVREIEPVHPPENQTQFAMAYYVINYSKLRIWEFVEYSKMIYLDGDIQVFENIDHLFELPGGYFYAVKDCFCEKTWSHTPQYQIGYCQQCPDKVQWPQELGPKPPLYFNAGMFVYEPSLPTYDDLLSTLKITPPTPFAEQDFLNMFFRDVYRPIPPTYNLVLAMLWRHRENVELEKVKVVHYCAAGSKPWRYTGKEANMDREDIKVLVKNWWDIYNDEALDYKRSSANVAVTTRGEANAKRSLKTRALRSIPAPSAA; this is encoded by the exons atggCTCCTGATACCGTTAGTAGTGCACCAGTCCCTGGTAGTCTTGTTAAGGCTGCTAGTATATCTAGCCGTGCCTACGTTACATTTCTGGCAGGGAACGGTGACTATGTGAAGGGTGTGGTTGGCTTGGCCAAAGGGTTGAGGAAGGTTAAAACTGCCTACCCTTTGGTGGTTGCAGTTTTGCCTGACGTCCCGGAGGAGCACCGCCGCATACTGGTGAACCAGGGCTGTATAGTCCGGGAGATCGAGCCTGTTCATCCTCCTGAAAACCAGACTCAGTTTGCCATGGCCTACTACGTTATCAACTACTCCAAACTTCGCATCTGGGAG TTTGTGGAGTATAGCAAGATGATATACTTGGATGGTGATATTCAAGTGTTTGAGAACATAGATCACCTCTTTGAGTTGCCAGGGGGATACTTTTATGCCGTCAAGGACTGCTTCTGTGAGAAGACTTGGAGCCACACCCCACAATACCAGATTGGGTACTGTCAACAGTGCCCTGATAAGGTCCAGTGGCCTCAAGAGTTGGGTCCTAAGCCCCCTCTTTACTTCAACGCCGGCATGTTCGTTTATGAGCCCAGTCTTCCCACATATGATGACCTCTTGAGCACCCTCAAGATTACCCCTCCTACCCCTTTTGCTGAGCAG GACTTCTTGAACATGTTCTTCAGGGATGTTTATAGGCCAATTCCGCCAACTTACAACTTGGTTTTGGCCATGCTATGGAGACATCGGGAGAACGTTGAGCTGGAAAAGGTGAAGGTAGTCCATTACTGTGCTGCTGGATCCAAGCCATGGAGGTACACGGGCAAGGAAGCCAACATGGATAGAGAAGACATCAAGGTGCTAGTGAAGAACTGGTGGGATATTTACAACGATGAGGCGTTGGATTACAAGAGGTCCTCTGCAAATGTTGCTGTGACGACTAGGGGTGAAGCTAATGCTAAGAGGAGTCTAAAAACTAGAGCTCTTCGCTCCATTCCGGCCCCATCCGCAGCCTGA
- the LOC113727831 gene encoding galactinol synthase 2-like — protein MAPDMVRNSNSPVTSGLVKAASLSSRAYVTFLAGNGDYVKGVVGLAKGLRKVKTVYPLVVAVLPDVPEEHRRILLNQGCIVSEIEPVYPPENQTQFAMAYYVINYSKLRIWEFVEYSKMVYLDGDIQVFENIDHLFDLPDGYFYAVKDCFCEKTWSHTPQYQIGYCQQCPDKVQWQEELGQRPPLYFNAGMFVYEPSLPTYDDLLSTLKITPPTPFAEQDFLNMFFRDVYRPIPPIYNLVLAMLWRHPENVELEKVKVVHYCAAGSKPWRYTGKEDNMDREDIKVLVKNWWDIYNDETLDYKRSAANISATIGGEAEAKNLKARALRCIPAPSAA, from the exons ATGGCTCCTGATATGGTTCGTAATAGTAATTCGCCAGTCACAAGTGGTCTTGTCAAGGCTGCTAGTTTGTCTAGCCGTGCCTACGTCACATTTCTGGCAGGCAACGGTGACTACGTGAAGGGTGTGGTTGGTTTGGCCAAAGGGTTAAGGAAGGTTAAAACTGTCTATCCTTTGGTGGTTGCAGTTTTGCCTGACGTCCCTGAGGAGCACCGTCGTATACTGCTGAACCAGGGCTGCATTGTCAGCGAGATTGAGCCCGTCTATCCTCCTGAGAACCAGACTCAATTTGCCATGGCATATTATGTCATCAACTACTCCAAGCTTCGCATCTGGGAG TTTGTTGAGTATAGCAAAATGGTATACTTGGATGGAGATATCCAAGTGTTTGAGAACATAGATCACCTGTTTGACTTGCCAGACGGATACTTCTATGCTGTAAAGGACTGCTTCTGTGAGAAGACTTGGAGTCACACCCCACAATACCAGATCGGCTACTGTCAGCAGTGCcctgataaggttcagtggcaAGAAGAGTTGGGTCAAAGGCCCCCTCTTTACTTTAATGCCGGCATGTTCGTATACGAGCCTAGTCTTCCCACCTATGATGATCTCTTGAGCACCCTCAAGATCACTCCTCCTACTCCGTTTGCTGAGCAGGACTTCCTGAACATGTTCTTCAGGGATGTTTATAGGCCAATTCCTCCAATTTACAACTTGGTGTTGGCCATGTTATGGAGGCATCCAGAGAACGTTGAGCTGGAAAAAGTGAAGGTAGTCCATTACTGTGCTGCTGGATCAAAGCCATGGAGGTACACTGGCAAGGAAGACAACATGGACAGAGAAGACATCAAGGTGCTAGTGAAGAACTGGTGGGATATTTACAATGATGAGACATTGGATTACAAGAGGTCCGCTGCAAATATTTCTGCCACAATTGGGGGTGAAGCTGAAGCTAAGAACCTCAAAGCTAGAGCTCTTCGCTGCATTCCCGCCCCATCTGCCGCATGA